A region from the Hypericibacter adhaerens genome encodes:
- a CDS encoding DMT family transporter — protein sequence MGGVSGPPAATRGRFQADLLAGLAPLIFLLLWSSGFGVAKAGLRHAEPLTFLSLRYGIIVLLFLPIFLILRPRLPATRKAWLHIAVVGFLIQSVYFGLAWIGLGLGVSAGVAAVISSTQPLLVALMAPRIAKERVGALRWVGLLLGAAGAVIVIAASASFSTDLDIGILCCAVATLGMAGGTLYQKRFVTEAHPVVVNLVHYAVGFVTIAPLALGFDSMKIDWTPDFILSLGWIVAANSVLAISLLLFMINRSEASRISALFFLVPPMAALFGWLLLGETLTLTACAGMAIAVAGVWLVSRSA from the coding sequence ATGGGTGGGGTTTCCGGACCCCCGGCGGCTACCCGAGGCCGGTTTCAGGCCGATCTGCTTGCGGGCCTCGCACCCCTGATCTTCCTGCTGCTCTGGTCCTCCGGATTCGGCGTCGCCAAGGCCGGCCTCAGGCATGCCGAGCCGCTGACCTTCCTGTCGCTGCGCTACGGCATCATCGTTCTGCTGTTCCTGCCGATTTTCCTGATCCTGCGGCCGCGGCTGCCGGCGACCCGCAAGGCGTGGCTGCATATCGCCGTGGTCGGGTTCCTGATCCAGTCGGTCTATTTCGGCCTGGCCTGGATCGGGTTGGGGCTGGGCGTGTCGGCCGGGGTCGCGGCGGTCATTTCCTCGACGCAGCCGCTGCTGGTCGCCCTGATGGCGCCGCGGATCGCGAAGGAGCGCGTCGGCGCGTTGCGCTGGGTCGGGCTCCTGCTGGGGGCGGCGGGCGCCGTTATCGTGATTGCCGCCAGCGCCTCCTTCAGCACCGATCTCGATATCGGGATCCTCTGCTGCGCCGTGGCGACGCTCGGCATGGCGGGCGGCACCCTCTATCAGAAGCGCTTCGTGACCGAGGCCCATCCGGTCGTGGTCAATCTGGTGCATTACGCCGTCGGCTTCGTCACCATCGCGCCGCTGGCGCTCGGCTTCGACAGCATGAAGATCGACTGGACGCCGGACTTCATCCTCTCGCTGGGCTGGATCGTCGCCGCCAATTCGGTCCTCGCCATCTCCCTGCTGCTTTTCATGATCAACCGCAGCGAGGCCTCGCGCATTTCCGCACTGTTCTTCCTGGTGCCGCCGATGGCCGCGCTGTTCGGCTGGCTGCTGCTGGGCGAAACCCTGACGCTCACGGCCTGTGCCGGCATGGCCATCGCCGTGGCGGGCGTCTGGCTGGTTTCCCGGTCGGCGTAA